The Nicotiana tomentosiformis chromosome 2, ASM39032v3, whole genome shotgun sequence genome includes the window AATGGATCCACTTATTCCTGTTCAAAGCTGGAGGAAAGGTTCTCAGGTATTGGTCTGAAATATGAATTCTAGCTTCATGAAGTTCAACGTAATCTCCTTATAAGGAAATTCTCAAAAGGAGAAATGGAGCAAAAAGGCAAGATGTATCTTTCATTATTACTAGCTGTATAGCTtactactttacaatttcatgtTGTTTTCGCAGTGGGCTGTTTTAAACAGAAAGCATGCAGATATTGTAGTGAAGGATGAAAGATTATTTCCTATGTTTCAGTTGCATTGCAAGGCAAGTTACTTTTTTTGAAATCTAGCTTTACTGTTGTTCCAAAACCAGGGTATGGATTTTGATTTACGATGCTCATGGATGGTCCTGAGTTCATGAGCATTGCAGGACAAATTATCTTAgcctttttattttcattttaagAAAAAATGGATGGTCCTTAGTTCTTTTAGATGGACGAAGACTAGGCAATAGAAAAATCATTGTTAAAGTTGAATCCATTAGTATTAGTTTCTCATGTGCCTCTAATTTGCTGGTTGTACAAATATTATGATTACCCAACTAATGTATACAGAAGTTAACTACTCTGATGATATCTAAAATTCTGCATTTGTATGTTCCCATTGGGCATACCTTCATATTATCATGGTGCTCACTGCTCACCTTAATTACTTTATCACTGTGCAGAAAAAGCCGCTACCTGAGTTTTGGCGGGATCAGTATGTGGTGAGTGTCCATGCTGTTTGAGTATTTCTTTCCTCTTCTACTGTTAGTCGATCTTTTGACGTTTAACTTCTGCTAAAAGTTCTTGACATACCAATCTATAAAATACTTCTTCTATATACTGTTGAACTGGTTTCTAATACCTGTTGTTTTCTGCAGCCTCCAGATACATCCAAAATTCATAATTGTATACCTGATGAACACTATGTCCAAACTCTGCTTGCTGTAAGTTGTTTTCTGTGATCTAAACCCGTCTTGGCAACTTGATTTTTCCCTAAAATATCACTGATTTCACTTCAAACAATGATATTCTGGCAAAGAAAATTCCCTTGCATGGATCATTGGTAGCATAGGGCAATCCACACTCTACAACAGTTCAATTCAAGTTTGAGCTGATTGCCAGTACATTTAAGTCACTATCTCATGACCTGGTTGAGTACTAATAATGGTAATTGTTTATGAGGAAGTAATTGGTAATATAATAACCTTGTCAGTTGCATTGCATTTGTTTCTTTATCccaaaaaattgagaaaaagaaaacaacaatTATGCCTCAATCCCAACTATGTTGGGTTCGGCTATCTGAATCCGCGCTGTCCCTGTCGCTCCATTTAAGCCCTTCTAAGTCCaagattatttttaaaaaaataaaaaaaatttagttTGTCTACACGAGGTTTTCTACATATTCTACTGGCATATAAATCTCTAATTAGACTAAAAGACCCTTGGCATACATTGGACTTAAAAGGAAACGTATGAATATGACTAACATCGGACAAAAAGCAAAAGAACCTTGGCAGTTTTGTTTAGGTTTTATTTGCTGTGTCAAGTCAGTTTCCCTATTTTTCTAAGTACTAATTTAGGTTTAGCTCATCTTGCACTGTTAGTTGATTTCAGCTAGTTGTAAACTCTATTGTTTTCAAGTTTGCTACATTTTATCTCACGAATAGGGTGGTTAACTAGCAAAGTTATTAACGAGCGGGATTTGAATAAATGCAAGAGGCATAATTTCTCCAAAATGTAACCTAAGTTTTCACTTGATACCTTAGTATCAGCCTTTATCTTTTTCTGAGGAGCTTTTCATTTAATCCAGCACGAAGGACTTGAAGGTGAAATTACACGGAGGACACTGACTCACACTTCATGGCTTATTTTATCCTCCAAGGAGCGTGAACGGAAAGGATGGCATCCTGTTACCTATAAATTAGCCGATGCTACTCCCATGCTAATCCAATCTATCAAGGTACTCTTGGTTCTTTTCAGCAAGCAGATTAGTAGATTAGCCAGGTCTACTAGCAGAAAACACGGTGATCATTTGGGAAAAAAATGTTTCATGAACTTATATTACACATGTATTGCCAATAGGAGAAGTTAATGAAATAGTAATCCACTCAAGTAGCTATTGTTAGGAAGTAAGGCATTTCAAGGGTTCACAACACAGAGAAAATTTGACCTCTTTTTCAGTAATTGAAATGAGGATGATTGTCTTACTATATGACCCTGAATTATCCTGTGTAAAATGATGAATGTGCACCTTAGAGATCTATTCGATTTTGACAGGACATAGACAATATATATTATGAGACAGAATACCGGAGAGAGTGGTGCACCAGCAAAGAGAAACCTGCCCCTTGTTTCCTATTTGCAAGGAAATTCACACGGCCTGCAGCTCTGAGGCTTCTCAATATGGTTAGTTCCATCTATCTGCACTCTATCAAAAATATCAGTACAAGTTATCGTTCGCGCTGTTTTGTTCATTTTCATTTGTATTCTCTAATTTCGTATCTGGTTCCATTTTGTGGATGGTTATTGCACTGGTCTCTATGCAGTCTGCGCTTGGACTTTACCACGAAGAAACGAGCAACGTTTGACATTTATACTGCTGTGCCATCTAGCTATTAGAAGATATACTTCAAAGTTGACTAGCTACACAAAATTGTAATCTAGGTAATAAATTTGGAAGATGTGTAAGTAGAAAGAAAAACTAATGAATTTTGTTATACC containing:
- the LOC104107910 gene encoding glycosyltransferase BC10 isoform X3, with protein sequence MIQAERILLQHALMDSLNERFVFLSDSCIPLYNFSYTYDYIMSTPNSFVDSFADTKEGRYNPKMDPLIPVQSWRKGSQWAVLNRKHADIVVKDERLFPMFQLHCKKKPLPEFWRDQYVPPDTSKIHNCIPDEHYVQTLLAHEGLEGEITRRTLTHTSWLILSSKERERKGWHPVTYKLADATPMLIQSIKDIDNIYYETEYRREWCTSKEKPAPCFLFARKFTRPAALRLLNMSALGLYHEETSNV